From one Opitutaceae bacterium genomic stretch:
- a CDS encoding metallophosphoesterase has protein sequence MGDATPHRSEVLPGVWLDSRRAVFFASLRLLVVADIHWGYTLSHRAVGNLLPHWGDAEIAAQLRALLWDYRPAEMLWLGDSLHALPGRRAAEEFLSSLDSTVLVTVLAGNHDFRWNRAQRGSLERWPYFFHHGDAVHTVPTGAVEIVGHHHPAFRWSDSAGARIKLPALVVSPHRLILPAFSPWAAGVAWSERLREGETLWLIGRRRVFRALNVGEEPISPGS, from the coding sequence ATGGGCGACGCTACGCCACACCGGAGTGAAGTTCTGCCCGGCGTGTGGCTCGACAGCCGGAGGGCTGTATTCTTCGCATCACTACGCCTCCTCGTGGTCGCGGATATCCATTGGGGCTATACCCTCAGCCATCGCGCAGTCGGAAACCTCCTTCCACATTGGGGCGATGCGGAGATTGCGGCGCAGCTCCGGGCGCTCTTGTGGGACTACAGGCCGGCTGAGATGCTCTGGCTCGGGGACTCGCTGCACGCACTTCCCGGTCGACGTGCAGCAGAGGAATTCCTCTCTTCATTGGACAGCACCGTGCTCGTGACAGTCCTGGCCGGAAACCACGACTTCCGCTGGAATCGGGCGCAAAGGGGAAGCCTGGAACGCTGGCCCTACTTCTTTCACCACGGCGATGCGGTGCACACCGTGCCGACAGGCGCTGTGGAGATAGTCGGTCACCACCACCCTGCATTTCGCTGGAGCGACAGCGCGGGTGCGCGGATCAAGCTGCCCGCGCTGGTGGTCTCTCCACACCGCCTCATCCTGCCCGCTTTTTCCCCGTGGGCCGCCGGCGTGGCCTGGTCCGAACGCCTTCGCGAAGGCGAAACCCTCTGGCTCATTGGTAGACGACGCGTATTCCGGGCGCTGAACGTTGGTGAGGAGCCGATCTCACCGGGGTCGTAG
- a CDS encoding PQQ-binding-like beta-propeller repeat protein, translating into MPLASCVPFGRLPFLALLLMVPSAAFCAADADWPVYLGDKEASHYSRLEQITPANVRRLKPAWEYRSGDAGESNTQVQCNPLVIEGRIYGTTAGLAVVCLDGATGREIWRHKANDTNGVNRGLVYVEHEYGARILFGSGKWLHSLNADTGAPDERFGEGGRVDLSKGLGRDVDGLAIQANTPGIVFENLLILGTRLGEGPGLAAPGHIRAYDIRTGALIWRFNTIPQPGEAGYETWPSDAWERVGGVNVWAGFTLDEKRGIVYCPVGSATFDFWGGDRHGDNLFANCLLALNARTGERVWHYQLVRHDLWDRDPPAPPTLLTIKRDGKQVDAVAQVTKSGHVFVFDRETGEPLFPIDEVAVPPSDMPGERAAPSQPLPRLPAPFARQQLTEQEVTNRTPEAHVAVLERMRTLKPHVPFSPPSLQGTVIFPGFDGGAEWGGAAVDPNGTLYVNSNEMAWILTLVPIGGHRGPGEELYLQFCASCHGLQREGNALSNVPALIDVSKRLTEEQTTEVITKGRNAMPAWSFLAEEQRQKITAFLHGREVPTIASHAEDASQLVDEVLPKNGLPPFTHSGYKRLVDPDGYPGVRPPWGTLNAIDLNSGEYRWKVVLGEFDELTQAGVPKTGAENYGGPVVTAGGVLFIAATKDECIRAFDTRNGVELWKARLPAGGYATPATYSINGRQYVVIACGGGKMGTKSGDAYVAFALDEK; encoded by the coding sequence ATGCCCCTTGCCTCCTGCGTTCCCTTTGGCCGCCTCCCTTTTCTGGCGTTGCTCCTGATGGTCCCGTCCGCCGCTTTTTGCGCCGCGGACGCGGACTGGCCTGTGTACCTCGGAGACAAGGAGGCGAGCCATTATTCGCGGCTTGAGCAAATCACGCCGGCGAATGTCAGGCGCTTGAAGCCCGCCTGGGAGTACCGTTCCGGCGACGCGGGGGAATCCAACACCCAGGTCCAATGCAACCCGCTCGTGATCGAGGGCCGCATCTACGGCACGACGGCGGGGCTTGCAGTCGTGTGTCTGGACGGTGCCACAGGTCGGGAAATCTGGCGCCACAAGGCGAACGATACCAACGGGGTGAACCGCGGGCTGGTGTATGTCGAACATGAATACGGAGCCCGCATTCTTTTCGGCTCGGGAAAATGGCTGCACTCGCTCAACGCCGACACGGGGGCGCCCGACGAACGTTTCGGGGAGGGCGGCAGGGTTGACCTGTCGAAGGGACTTGGACGGGATGTGGATGGCCTCGCGATCCAGGCGAACACGCCGGGCATCGTCTTTGAAAACCTCCTGATCCTGGGCACGAGGCTGGGGGAGGGGCCCGGCCTTGCAGCGCCCGGGCACATACGCGCCTACGACATCAGGACGGGGGCCCTCATCTGGCGCTTCAACACCATTCCCCAGCCTGGGGAGGCGGGATATGAAACCTGGCCGTCGGATGCCTGGGAACGGGTCGGTGGCGTGAACGTCTGGGCGGGCTTCACGTTGGACGAGAAGCGCGGCATCGTCTATTGTCCGGTGGGATCGGCCACATTCGACTTCTGGGGTGGCGATCGGCACGGCGACAACCTGTTTGCGAACTGCCTGCTCGCGCTGAATGCACGCACCGGAGAACGCGTCTGGCATTACCAGTTGGTTCGGCATGACCTGTGGGACCGAGATCCACCCGCACCGCCGACCCTTCTGACGATCAAGCGTGACGGGAAGCAGGTAGATGCGGTGGCGCAGGTCACGAAGTCGGGACATGTGTTTGTGTTCGATCGCGAGACCGGGGAACCGCTCTTCCCCATCGATGAGGTGGCTGTGCCGCCATCGGACATGCCCGGGGAACGAGCCGCCCCGAGTCAACCACTCCCGCGCCTGCCAGCGCCCTTCGCGAGGCAGCAACTCACCGAACAGGAAGTCACAAATCGAACACCCGAGGCCCACGTCGCCGTCCTTGAGCGAATGCGCACACTCAAACCACACGTGCCCTTTTCTCCGCCCTCGTTGCAGGGGACCGTCATTTTTCCAGGCTTCGACGGTGGCGCCGAGTGGGGCGGAGCGGCGGTCGATCCAAACGGTACGCTCTATGTGAACTCGAATGAGATGGCTTGGATTCTGACTTTGGTTCCGATTGGGGGCCATCGCGGTCCGGGCGAAGAGCTCTATTTGCAGTTCTGCGCGAGTTGCCACGGGCTGCAGCGCGAAGGCAATGCCCTTTCCAACGTGCCGGCGTTGATCGACGTGAGCAAACGACTGACGGAAGAGCAGACCACCGAGGTGATCACCAAGGGTCGGAATGCGATGCCGGCCTGGTCCTTCCTTGCCGAGGAGCAGCGGCAAAAGATCACAGCCTTCTTGCATGGCAGGGAGGTCCCAACTATCGCCAGCCATGCAGAGGACGCCTCGCAACTGGTCGACGAGGTCCTGCCGAAAAACGGCCTGCCGCCTTTCACCCACTCAGGATACAAGCGCTTGGTGGATCCGGACGGCTACCCTGGGGTGCGTCCCCCCTGGGGCACGCTCAACGCGATTGACTTGAATTCCGGTGAGTACCGCTGGAAGGTGGTCCTTGGAGAATTTGACGAGCTCACCCAGGCGGGTGTTCCGAAGACCGGTGCAGAAAACTATGGAGGCCCCGTCGTAACGGCGGGCGGGGTGTTGTTCATCGCCGCCACGAAGGATGAGTGTATTCGTGCCTTCGATACAAGGAACGGTGTCGAGTTGTGGAAAGCCCGCCT
- a CDS encoding ATP-binding protein has product MAISHLPLAQFMPHGFCYQWSEPLILMHVLSDAAIAFAYFCIPVVLALFLRKRPDIRMPWLSAAFATFIFSCGLTHVMEIWNVWHPSYWLAGGVKVMTAAASVVTAMVLVVNFRRMIEIPTPAQLQESLEQRQRQEHELRESELRFRTTFEHAGAGMALVGVDGRFIRVNRQLSLITGYSIQELLVKSFQEITYPEDLGSDLDYLRELTARQRDSYQMEKRYIRKDGSLVWVMLSASVVRTEAGAPSYFIAHIQDIHQRKLLEEAAIEASRLKSEFLANMSHEVRTPMNGILGMATLLMETPLSQEQRQMGRVIKRSAESLLTILNDILDISKIEAGKMRLQPVTFPVRELVSEVIELFLPRAKEKQLALTFEIDEHIPNSLFGDPARLRQVLVNLVSNAVKFTAEGFVRVKVKAVQIAADRIKLRFTVEDSGIGILPEQQEKIFKSFEQGDSGTTRRHGGTGLGLSISRHLVRLMNGAISLHSTPGQGSAFSFELDLLRASPVEPGFSDSGDHTMGDSSQNPISSLAGRESLLGKRSLAILVADDNYSNRLVAQMMLERMGHSVSMAEHGKDLIEKLRQADYDLVLCDCQMPEMDGYEATRRIRRGEAGERNSGIPIIALTAYAMTEDRTKCLKAGMDDYLAKPLVPEAAVAVLERYTKGKADAKPRAATAFEPLLDGTIVDRLKNETAPGFFQKLVAAFQRDYPHQLQSLQSAFETKNGSSAAKHAHSLAGACSLVGGRRAQNCALRLESVLARNEWEEASQLRLQLAEELKSLDAAVSRAL; this is encoded by the coding sequence ATGGCCATCAGTCATCTGCCACTGGCCCAGTTCATGCCACACGGCTTCTGCTACCAATGGTCAGAGCCGCTCATATTGATGCACGTCCTTTCGGACGCGGCCATCGCTTTTGCATACTTTTGCATCCCGGTTGTGCTCGCGCTGTTTCTCCGCAAGCGGCCGGACATCCGCATGCCTTGGTTGAGCGCAGCCTTTGCCACCTTCATTTTCTCCTGCGGCCTGACCCATGTGATGGAGATCTGGAACGTTTGGCATCCTTCCTACTGGCTTGCAGGTGGTGTGAAGGTGATGACCGCCGCCGCCTCGGTAGTAACAGCCATGGTCCTGGTGGTGAACTTCAGGAGAATGATCGAGATTCCCACCCCGGCACAATTGCAGGAGAGCCTTGAGCAGCGTCAGCGGCAGGAGCATGAGCTCCGCGAGAGCGAGCTTCGGTTTCGGACGACGTTCGAGCATGCGGGTGCCGGCATGGCGCTGGTTGGCGTCGACGGTCGCTTCATCCGGGTAAATCGCCAGTTATCCCTGATCACGGGATACTCCATCCAGGAACTCCTCGTGAAGAGCTTCCAAGAAATCACCTATCCAGAGGATCTCGGAAGCGACCTTGACTACCTACGCGAGCTCACCGCCCGGCAACGCGATAGCTACCAGATGGAGAAAAGGTACATTCGGAAAGATGGCTCGCTGGTCTGGGTGATGCTCAGCGCGTCGGTCGTGCGAACCGAGGCGGGAGCTCCCAGCTACTTCATCGCGCACATCCAGGACATTCATCAACGCAAGCTCCTTGAGGAAGCCGCAATCGAGGCATCGCGGCTGAAATCGGAATTTCTCGCCAATATGAGTCACGAGGTGAGGACGCCGATGAATGGAATTCTCGGCATGGCAACTTTGCTAATGGAAACCCCGCTGTCCCAGGAGCAACGTCAGATGGGACGCGTCATCAAACGAAGTGCCGAAAGCCTTCTCACCATCCTCAACGACATTCTCGACATTTCAAAGATCGAGGCGGGCAAGATGCGCCTGCAGCCTGTCACTTTTCCCGTGCGGGAATTGGTGTCCGAGGTGATCGAACTCTTTCTGCCAAGGGCCAAGGAGAAGCAACTCGCACTCACCTTCGAGATCGACGAACACATCCCCAACTCGCTGTTTGGCGATCCGGCACGCCTACGGCAGGTGTTGGTGAACTTGGTTTCCAATGCAGTCAAATTCACGGCCGAAGGTTTCGTGCGTGTGAAGGTGAAGGCCGTGCAAATTGCAGCAGACCGCATCAAGCTTCGCTTCACCGTGGAAGATTCCGGAATCGGCATCTTGCCAGAGCAACAAGAGAAGATCTTCAAGTCGTTCGAGCAGGGCGACAGTGGGACGACCCGGCGCCATGGCGGCACCGGACTTGGACTCTCCATTTCTCGTCACCTTGTGCGACTCATGAACGGAGCGATTTCTTTGCACAGTACTCCTGGGCAAGGATCTGCGTTCTCGTTTGAGTTGGATCTTTTGCGAGCTTCGCCGGTCGAACCCGGCTTCAGCGACTCCGGCGATCATACGATGGGCGACTCCTCACAAAACCCGATTTCCAGCCTTGCGGGTAGGGAGAGCCTCCTCGGAAAACGCTCGCTGGCGATCTTGGTCGCCGACGACAACTACTCGAATCGACTTGTCGCCCAGATGATGCTCGAGCGCATGGGCCACTCGGTATCCATGGCCGAACACGGCAAGGACCTGATCGAAAAGCTGCGGCAGGCGGATTACGACCTCGTGCTTTGCGACTGCCAGATGCCGGAAATGGATGGCTACGAGGCCACCAGGCGAATACGACGCGGAGAGGCCGGAGAGCGCAACTCAGGCATTCCGATCATAGCGCTCACTGCCTATGCCATGACTGAGGATCGGACGAAGTGCCTCAAGGCCGGCATGGACGATTACTTGGCCAAACCACTGGTGCCCGAAGCTGCCGTCGCGGTTCTCGAGCGTTACACAAAGGGGAAAGCCGACGCAAAACCCCGGGCTGCGACTGCTTTCGAGCCACTCCTCGACGGTACAATTGTCGACCGTCTGAAAAACGAGACGGCGCCCGGCTTCTTCCAGAAACTCGTGGCGGCGTTTCAACGCGACTACCCCCACCAGCTTCAGTCTCTCCAGTCCGCCTTCGAAACGAAGAACGGATCGAGTGCTGCCAAGCATGCCCACTCCCTTGCCGGCGCCTGCAGCCTCGTCGGCGGCCGCAGGGCCCAAAACTGCGCCCTGCGCCTCGAATCCGTACTCGCTCGAAATGAATGGGAAGAGGCAAGCCAACTTCGCCTGCAACTGGCAGAAGAGCTAAAGTCTCTGGATGCGGCTGTCTCCCGCGCGTTGTAG
- a CDS encoding DEAD/DEAH box helicase, whose protein sequence is MHPELARWFSGKFAGPSPAQTEAVPRILRGESVLVSAPTGTGKTLAAFLSVFDWLIRSKEAGVLPRGTVAIYVSPLRALAYDMQKNLTGPLGELGWDFITVGSRTGDTSAKERASQRRRPPTILVTTPESLTLLASQETWKASLRSTRFLIVDELHALVENKRGALLAVTAERLERFCEKPPIRIGLSATVSPLADVASYLGGAGTNVSIVDIPRSRKSNVELFSPLRENPYPPAGWTATRVLKELAVLISQRRTTLIFTNTRSGAETIGVRLKQLWAEEADRIEVHHASLDRAIRLEVEDRLKRGELRAVVCSTSLELGIDIGAIDTVVMISAPKGIARALQRVGRSGHSLTETSHGVLVASNVNDLVECAVTVKLMATGRLERVRFNENPLDVLAQQLVGMATDGTFTTDEAFALVRRARPFATLTRDVFDEVLAYLAGGGRALEKNYGEVFGKIRLSGEKLDVASPRVVRDYYQNVGTIASDLMVQVRLGRRILGQVEETFARRLRPGDVFVLNGRCVRFIELQLLTAKVRAAESTLPTVPRWNANKMPLTGNIADAVVHLRTEGASRLQQSRDVFVGWLMDEYDLSLVNAEAIEKHFSLQAEVSRIPTSRFFLIETYAERDTLHYFFHSLIGRSANDALSRIVAWRVSQAKGGNALATIDDYGFLLSVRGFQAMDQKFLRTLFAPTAAAADLQHALADANLVKWHFRNVAQTGLMVPRMTRGREHGPKAMQFSSEIIFDVLRQHEPQHPLLREAYAEATLRYLDLPRAEAFLQEVETLQWECRQLDRVSPFSFGMYVSKIKETMTLEDPETTVERLFHEMYGRRYATPE, encoded by the coding sequence CTGCACCCTGAGCTGGCCAGGTGGTTCTCGGGCAAATTCGCTGGTCCCTCGCCGGCACAGACCGAGGCGGTTCCGCGGATCCTGCGCGGCGAATCCGTCCTCGTTTCGGCACCCACTGGCACGGGAAAGACCCTGGCCGCCTTCCTCTCTGTATTCGACTGGCTGATACGCTCAAAGGAGGCAGGCGTGTTGCCGCGCGGCACCGTGGCCATCTACGTCTCGCCACTGCGGGCCCTGGCCTACGACATGCAGAAAAACCTCACCGGGCCGCTCGGTGAACTCGGCTGGGACTTCATCACCGTCGGCTCCAGGACGGGCGACACCTCGGCGAAGGAACGCGCAAGCCAGCGGCGCAGGCCGCCAACGATACTGGTGACCACGCCCGAGAGCCTCACCCTGCTCGCAAGCCAGGAAACCTGGAAGGCCTCGCTTCGCTCGACGCGCTTTCTCATTGTGGATGAACTGCACGCGCTCGTTGAGAACAAGCGCGGGGCCCTTCTCGCCGTCACGGCGGAACGCCTGGAACGCTTTTGCGAAAAACCACCCATCCGGATCGGTCTTTCCGCAACGGTTTCGCCTTTGGCCGACGTGGCCTCCTACCTGGGTGGGGCGGGAACGAACGTGTCGATCGTGGACATCCCACGGTCGCGGAAGAGCAATGTGGAGCTGTTCTCCCCGCTTCGCGAGAACCCCTACCCTCCAGCGGGCTGGACCGCGACGCGCGTGTTGAAGGAACTCGCGGTGCTGATTTCGCAGCGGCGTACAACCCTCATTTTCACCAACACGCGCAGCGGTGCGGAGACGATCGGGGTGCGGCTCAAACAGCTGTGGGCGGAGGAAGCGGACCGCATCGAGGTTCACCATGCCTCTCTGGATCGCGCCATCCGGCTCGAGGTGGAGGATCGTCTCAAACGGGGGGAACTGCGCGCGGTGGTCTGTTCCACCAGCCTGGAACTCGGCATTGACATAGGCGCCATCGATACCGTCGTGATGATCTCCGCCCCGAAGGGCATCGCCAGGGCGCTCCAGCGCGTCGGCCGGTCGGGGCATTCCCTCACCGAGACGAGCCACGGCGTGCTGGTGGCGAGCAATGTCAACGACCTCGTTGAATGTGCCGTCACCGTCAAACTGATGGCGACAGGCCGCCTGGAACGGGTCCGTTTCAACGAGAATCCCCTGGATGTTCTCGCGCAGCAACTGGTCGGGATGGCAACCGATGGAACCTTCACGACCGACGAAGCTTTCGCCCTCGTCCGACGCGCCCGGCCATTTGCCACCCTCACACGCGACGTGTTCGACGAGGTCCTCGCCTATCTCGCCGGAGGGGGCCGCGCGCTGGAAAAAAACTACGGTGAAGTCTTCGGCAAAATTCGCCTCTCCGGGGAGAAACTCGACGTGGCATCCCCGCGCGTCGTTCGCGATTACTATCAGAACGTGGGGACAATCGCCTCCGACCTGATGGTGCAAGTCAGGCTCGGCCGAAGAATTCTGGGACAGGTGGAGGAAACCTTCGCCAGGAGACTCCGCCCGGGGGATGTGTTCGTGCTCAACGGACGCTGTGTGCGATTCATTGAACTGCAGCTTTTGACAGCCAAGGTGCGCGCGGCGGAAAGCACCCTTCCCACCGTGCCGCGTTGGAATGCAAACAAGATGCCGTTGACCGGGAACATCGCCGACGCAGTGGTTCATCTCAGAACCGAGGGAGCGTCCCGATTACAGCAGAGCCGCGACGTCTTTGTCGGCTGGTTGATGGATGAGTACGACCTCTCCCTCGTGAATGCCGAGGCAATCGAGAAACACTTCTCCCTCCAGGCGGAAGTGTCGAGGATTCCAACGAGCCGGTTTTTCCTCATCGAAACCTATGCGGAGAGAGACACGCTTCACTACTTCTTTCACTCGCTGATCGGTCGGTCGGCGAACGATGCGCTTTCCAGGATCGTGGCCTGGCGCGTGTCCCAGGCAAAGGGCGGGAATGCCCTCGCCACCATCGATGACTACGGTTTCCTACTGAGCGTCCGCGGATTCCAGGCAATGGATCAGAAGTTCCTCCGCACACTCTTCGCTCCCACCGCAGCCGCGGCAGATCTCCAACATGCGCTCGCAGATGCCAACCTCGTGAAATGGCATTTCAGGAACGTGGCGCAGACCGGGTTGATGGTGCCGCGCATGACGCGGGGCCGTGAGCACGGCCCAAAAGCCATGCAATTCAGTTCTGAAATCATCTTCGACGTGCTCCGGCAGCACGAACCGCAACACCCGCTCCTCCGCGAAGCCTACGCGGAAGCGACCCTGCGCTACCTCGACCTGCCGCGTGCAGAGGCCTTCCTGCAGGAGGTCGAGACCCTGCAATGGGAATGCAGGCAGCTTGACCGCGTCAGTCCGTTTTCGTTTGGAATGTACGTCAGCAAGATAAAGGAAACGATGACGCTTGAGGATCCCGAGACCACCGTGGAACGCCTCTTTCATGAGATGTATGGGCGACGCTACGCCACACCGGAGTGA
- a CDS encoding ATP-dependent DNA ligase, with translation MAWTVQYQNGVYLPQVEWWLDAHHPVARSFVSHAHFDHLAPHREILCSEGTARLMRARMPAKRTEHIFPFGKVAQLENGLRASLHPAGHIFGSAQSLFEHDAHGSLLYTGDFKLRPGFSAERCATPKADVLIMETTYGRSHYRFPPTEKVLADILQFCRATLEDNETPVLFGYSLGKSQEILQGIARAGLPVMLHPQTLRLTRIYEELGAAFPPYREFEEKEVKGHVVICPPQGKTSSFLKRIGPRRTAVITGWALDPGASFRYQCDAAFPLSDHADFDDLLRYVALVNPSRVLTLHGFAADFARTLRDRGIEAWALTQENQLELLIPVTVAPAPQTLNEDSPETSSTNGANTEPEAPLASSRADTLDAFAEVADQIKSTARKLEKIALLEGHLRALDNPEDASLAALYFTGRPFAQNSERKLNLGWSLIRRAVLAATNATIADFKEAYLRFRDSGDAAESLMAHRKAHQPLALRDCAKLLERLAAARGPMNKLELLEEALGQVSPRAGKYLIKIITGDLRIGLKEGLVEEAVAAATGHPTEAIREANMLSGDLGLVMASARANRLDAITLTPFQPVQFMLASPEPTAEALLARLTAPVWIEEKYDGIRCQLHHSGGRTELYSRDLRRITDQFPDLVRSVMHFAHNAVLDGELLAWRNGRALPFAELQKRLGRKGADDFFLGAEIPVSFSAYDLLWLDGESLLKHPLEQRRHLLERILSQAPLQLVLAPRSLATRAEEIEAAFVQARLRGNEGLMAKDPASPYTPGRRGLSWLKLKKAYATLDVVVVGVEFGHGKRRGVLSDYTFSIRDEASGRLLTVGKAYSGLTDAEIAKLTEHFVAHTIEEHGSYRTVEPNIILEIAFDSIQPSSRHQSGFALRFPRIVRVRDDKGIEEIDTLETCRRLAGSTAFAPAP, from the coding sequence ATGGCTTGGACCGTGCAATACCAGAACGGCGTGTACCTTCCGCAGGTGGAATGGTGGCTGGATGCCCACCACCCAGTCGCCCGATCTTTCGTTTCGCATGCCCATTTCGACCACCTCGCCCCGCATCGCGAGATCCTTTGCTCCGAGGGCACGGCGCGCCTCATGCGTGCGCGCATGCCGGCAAAGCGGACTGAGCATATCTTTCCGTTCGGGAAAGTGGCGCAACTGGAGAACGGACTTCGCGCGTCGCTTCATCCCGCAGGACACATCTTTGGCTCCGCCCAGAGTCTCTTTGAACACGATGCGCACGGCAGCCTTTTGTACACGGGAGACTTCAAGCTCCGACCAGGGTTCTCGGCCGAACGGTGTGCCACACCGAAGGCTGACGTGCTCATCATGGAAACGACGTATGGAAGATCCCACTACCGTTTTCCGCCGACGGAGAAAGTGCTCGCCGACATCCTGCAGTTCTGCCGCGCAACGCTGGAGGATAACGAGACTCCCGTTCTCTTCGGGTACAGCCTCGGGAAGAGCCAGGAAATCCTGCAAGGCATCGCCCGTGCCGGCCTGCCTGTCATGCTTCATCCGCAGACCCTGCGGCTCACCCGAATTTATGAGGAACTCGGTGCGGCGTTTCCCCCTTATCGCGAGTTTGAAGAGAAGGAGGTAAAGGGGCATGTAGTAATCTGCCCTCCGCAGGGGAAAACGTCTTCCTTCCTCAAACGCATTGGCCCGCGCCGCACGGCCGTCATCACGGGTTGGGCCCTGGATCCAGGCGCGAGCTTCAGATATCAATGCGACGCTGCCTTCCCCCTGTCCGATCACGCGGACTTCGACGACCTCCTCAGGTACGTTGCGCTCGTGAATCCCTCGCGCGTGCTCACCCTCCACGGCTTCGCGGCGGATTTTGCGCGGACCCTGCGCGACCGCGGTATCGAGGCCTGGGCGCTCACCCAAGAGAACCAACTTGAGTTGCTGATTCCTGTTACCGTGGCGCCGGCGCCGCAGACGCTCAATGAAGATTCGCCTGAAACCTCGAGCACGAACGGCGCCAACACCGAGCCCGAAGCTCCGCTGGCAAGTTCAAGGGCCGACACTCTGGACGCATTTGCCGAGGTCGCCGACCAGATCAAGTCGACCGCACGAAAGCTCGAGAAGATCGCCCTGCTTGAGGGTCACCTGCGCGCTCTCGACAATCCCGAGGACGCCTCGCTTGCCGCGCTCTATTTCACCGGGCGGCCTTTCGCACAGAACAGTGAGCGAAAACTGAACCTCGGCTGGTCGCTTATCCGCCGGGCGGTCCTGGCAGCAACCAATGCCACAATCGCAGACTTCAAGGAAGCTTACCTGCGTTTCCGCGATAGCGGTGATGCTGCAGAATCGTTGATGGCCCACCGCAAAGCTCATCAACCGCTCGCGCTTCGCGACTGCGCGAAGCTTCTCGAGAGGCTCGCGGCTGCCCGGGGTCCTATGAACAAGCTCGAGCTCCTCGAGGAAGCCCTGGGCCAGGTATCCCCTCGCGCGGGCAAGTACCTCATAAAGATCATTACGGGAGACCTGCGCATCGGACTGAAGGAGGGACTCGTTGAGGAGGCAGTGGCAGCGGCGACAGGCCATCCAACAGAAGCCATCCGCGAGGCAAACATGCTGTCCGGTGACCTCGGCCTGGTCATGGCTTCGGCACGCGCGAACAGGCTCGATGCCATCACACTCACCCCGTTCCAGCCGGTGCAGTTCATGCTCGCAAGCCCGGAGCCAACTGCGGAGGCGCTTCTCGCCAGGCTGACCGCACCCGTTTGGATTGAGGAGAAGTATGACGGCATCCGTTGCCAACTTCACCACAGCGGGGGAAGGACGGAACTTTACTCGCGCGATCTGCGCCGGATAACGGACCAGTTTCCCGATCTCGTCCGCTCGGTTATGCACTTTGCGCATAACGCCGTGCTCGATGGGGAGCTGCTCGCCTGGAGAAACGGCCGCGCCCTCCCGTTCGCCGAGCTCCAGAAGCGCCTTGGTCGAAAAGGGGCGGATGACTTCTTCCTGGGTGCGGAGATTCCCGTTTCCTTTTCCGCCTATGACCTGCTTTGGCTTGATGGGGAATCGCTCCTGAAGCACCCCTTGGAGCAGCGTCGCCATCTCCTGGAACGGATCCTCTCCCAGGCGCCCCTACAGCTTGTGCTGGCACCCCGGTCCCTAGCGACCAGGGCCGAAGAAATTGAGGCGGCCTTCGTCCAGGCGCGCCTGCGCGGCAACGAAGGACTCATGGCCAAGGACCCGGCGAGCCCGTACACGCCAGGCAGACGGGGCCTCAGCTGGCTCAAGCTGAAGAAGGCGTATGCGACGCTTGACGTGGTGGTCGTCGGTGTGGAGTTCGGCCATGGAAAACGCAGGGGAGTGCTGAGCGACTACACCTTCTCCATCCGTGACGAGGCCTCCGGGCGCCTCCTCACCGTAGGCAAGGCGTACTCCGGCCTCACCGACGCCGAGATTGCAAAGCTCACGGAGCATTTTGTGGCGCACACGATTGAGGAACATGGCTCCTACCGTACTGTTGAGCCAAACATCATTCTCGAGATTGCGTTCGACTCCATCCAACCCAGTTCGCGCCACCAAAGCGGCTTCGCCCTCCGCTTCCCCAGGATCGTCCGGGTCCGGGACGACAAAGGCATCGAGGAGATCGACACACTCGAAACCTGCCGACGGCTCGCCGGATCGACTGCCTTCGCTCCTGCACCCTGA